From Pontibacter actiniarum, a single genomic window includes:
- a CDS encoding T9SS C-terminal target domain-containing protein, translating to MRQFAKGFSCLLLLQLWSAFSSYASSQPCAPTVTTSGDLCSTGQVNLTASPAATYLWSTGATTQSIAVTKEGSYTVTTKQEDGCEGTSEEVTVTDGPDATVVDPISFFTSCSYAGNVATFELTIENASVTKETNTRYEINWGDGNTTTLGPEFETATHTYRSGGSFSLRVTAYDAHGCKGTHEERVFIGSNPSLGISSRGNTNDCAPATFIFDIDKEIVKNNSPQTVYTFQFDDGSAPMVFSHANLPATIEHTFTESSMSKPGRAFTLTATATNPCGTTPATVGGIKVSKGPIADFAIGKACLNTPIKLTDKTIEGFNANANAGTNAGSYIVDWEISPAQGWEYTSGTSKTKSPSVKFTQPGTYSIVMTATPTGLNTKCTSSTVNKVIVIEEPPVADFTLSGDDTCASAVFAANNTSTGPTANYTWRVSPAEGWEFTQGTKSTSRDAAFQFNKSGTYTISLTASNSCQTTLKETTITIKAKPQVKLPAPQVYCGPQTLAFTAENAAHAPTYDAQLGTISQYAWSVSGPGATTFENGTDAGSAYPSIHFTEAGTYTVSVVATNECGSSEAATQQVVINPLPELKVTSTEPALCIGGSTTLTVEGADTYTWAPATGLNTTKGAKVVANPTETTTYTLTGTNAATGCTNTTTFTVEVNPLPIVAVSASASEICVGQGVATLAATGADTYTWAPADGLSATEGASVEASPAATITYTVTGYNSATGCSSTTSVTVTVNPLPEVNAGPDLSVCDDPTPLQLKGSPAGGVWSGEQVSAEGSFIPNGKGNYVLTYTYTDAKGCSNSDQMTVVVTDVAQATVAEKEIERCLNDGSFVLGASPAGGKWSGSRHLTEDGTFTPAEVGTYTLTYTYYTGTCFTTDQTQVTVKPLPTAPVVTGVKDICYNTSTTLATKIQAGKVNWYTQPQGGTLIGTTAAGTSFETGQLKQTTTFFAEHVAENQCASPRTKVTVVVRPEIAAPVVAPVIICGAGKATLVAQGTAGTYNWYDKHGNILVTNGGKVYEPQVIESTVFYAEAVVGNCAGPRAEARVTVNPVLGNNTLDAAGPVCEGKPFTLTGSEPNGGGGPTTFTYQWASSTDGVTFTAVTGATANAYNLKAGLAKPTWFKRTVYSDGCELASDPIRVEVIPAITKNQLSPVPAICAGQVPGEIKGVLVGGTAPYTYTWYVSTDNTTFEEIKNSNTPNYQPEAPLDGNTWYKRVVKSGSCDESVSNILMVTVAPAISKNSIRGNQTVCEGDNATLTGEAPQGGNGPGTYTYYWESRVAGGEYREIPDSRGNSTKDWTANNLTQTTTFRRIVMSGTCNVSTSDPVTVTVNPKLLNLITGDQEVCQGGTPTLLSSLTPTSGGEAGKYAYTWEYKSEGDTDFMPAAGNNTRADGSYQPGPLSKTTLFRRKVTSGGCISYSPAVKVTVNSPIQNYNIKASQSIYAGTKPAKLTGLNTTPLAGGNGKYSYRWESRTNGQDFQPAQGANESAEYVFPTGLYTDTWYRRVVISGGCEAISNEVVITVIAEIANNVVKSDQTICTGSVPATLEGELPKGGEGNFNYRWESSTKGDKTGFVTAQGLDGAPNDAQSFQPGPVSQNTWFRRIVTSGAYTDISNPVLVTVKPELSNNVVLSSTQVVCYGEAPATLSGSEPEGGSGTPAFLWEFSGTRDGIYKPAPGQNNRKDYTPYPLTDNTWFRRVVTSASCGSLTSNAVEVRVTPLPEKPVAQGANICAGLSTTLTATGKGGRLEWFASAAGGNPVATENSFTTPVLQYTTTYYVQEVAQNCASERQAVTVTVTEPKLSAGPDVTVVKGRSAQLEASGGLTYTWSPAEGMNNPNISNPTVTPDKTTVYTVTATTEGGCTFSDEVVVRVLPFVDIPNTFTPNQDGINDTWEIENIDKYTNCKVQIFNQWGNMVFSSDGYQAPWDGSQNGKPLPMATYYYVIKLDTNEKPLTGSITIVK from the coding sequence ATGCGCCAATTTGCCAAAGGCTTCTCCTGCCTGCTCCTGCTGCAGCTGTGGAGTGCCTTCTCAAGCTATGCCTCTTCCCAACCATGCGCCCCTACCGTAACAACCTCCGGTGACCTCTGCAGCACCGGTCAGGTAAACCTTACTGCCAGCCCTGCTGCCACTTACCTGTGGTCTACCGGAGCCACTACACAAAGCATCGCCGTTACCAAAGAGGGCAGCTACACTGTCACCACGAAACAGGAGGATGGCTGCGAAGGCACCTCCGAGGAGGTTACGGTGACGGACGGCCCGGACGCCACCGTGGTGGACCCCATCAGCTTCTTTACCTCCTGTAGCTATGCCGGAAATGTAGCCACGTTTGAGCTCACCATAGAGAATGCCTCTGTCACCAAGGAAACCAACACCCGCTATGAGATAAACTGGGGCGACGGCAACACAACCACCCTGGGACCGGAGTTTGAGACAGCCACCCACACCTATAGGTCAGGAGGCTCTTTTAGCTTGCGCGTAACGGCGTATGACGCACATGGGTGCAAAGGCACGCACGAGGAGCGTGTGTTCATAGGCAGTAACCCCAGCCTGGGCATCTCCAGCCGCGGTAACACAAACGACTGTGCCCCTGCCACCTTTATCTTTGACATTGATAAGGAGATCGTAAAAAACAACTCCCCGCAAACGGTTTATACTTTCCAGTTCGACGACGGGTCAGCCCCGATGGTGTTCTCGCATGCCAACCTGCCTGCAACCATTGAGCACACATTTACAGAATCCTCGATGAGCAAGCCAGGGCGTGCTTTCACCCTGACAGCCACTGCCACCAACCCCTGCGGCACCACTCCCGCCACCGTGGGAGGCATAAAGGTATCCAAAGGTCCTATTGCCGACTTCGCCATCGGCAAAGCCTGCTTAAACACGCCTATCAAACTAACGGACAAGACCATTGAAGGCTTTAACGCAAACGCCAATGCCGGCACCAACGCCGGTAGCTATATCGTAGACTGGGAGATCTCCCCGGCACAGGGCTGGGAGTATACCTCCGGCACCAGCAAGACCAAAAGCCCATCGGTTAAATTTACGCAGCCGGGCACCTACAGTATCGTTATGACGGCCACCCCTACGGGACTTAACACAAAATGTACATCAAGTACAGTGAACAAGGTCATCGTGATTGAAGAGCCGCCGGTTGCTGATTTCACCCTCAGCGGCGACGATACATGCGCATCGGCCGTTTTCGCGGCCAACAATACCTCCACCGGCCCAACAGCCAACTATACCTGGCGGGTAAGCCCGGCCGAGGGGTGGGAGTTTACACAGGGTACCAAGTCAACATCCAGAGATGCCGCCTTCCAGTTTAACAAGTCCGGCACCTACACCATTTCCCTGACAGCCAGCAACAGCTGCCAAACCACGCTGAAGGAGACGACCATCACCATAAAAGCAAAGCCGCAGGTAAAGCTGCCGGCACCGCAGGTGTACTGCGGGCCGCAAACCCTTGCCTTTACAGCCGAGAACGCTGCGCACGCACCAACTTACGATGCCCAACTGGGTACCATCAGCCAGTACGCCTGGTCTGTTTCGGGCCCGGGTGCAACTACGTTTGAGAACGGAACCGACGCAGGCTCGGCCTACCCAAGCATACACTTTACCGAGGCAGGCACTTATACGGTCAGCGTGGTGGCCACAAATGAGTGCGGCAGCTCTGAGGCGGCCACGCAGCAGGTTGTCATCAACCCGCTGCCAGAGCTGAAGGTAACTTCTACCGAACCGGCGCTCTGTATCGGCGGCAGCACCACCCTGACTGTGGAGGGCGCCGATACCTATACCTGGGCACCGGCCACCGGCCTGAACACCACTAAGGGAGCCAAAGTGGTTGCCAATCCAACCGAGACAACCACCTACACCCTTACCGGCACCAACGCCGCGACCGGCTGTACCAATACCACCACTTTTACCGTGGAAGTAAACCCGCTACCAATAGTAGCAGTAAGCGCCAGTGCCAGCGAGATTTGTGTGGGGCAAGGCGTGGCTACGCTGGCAGCCACAGGCGCTGACACCTATACCTGGGCCCCGGCAGATGGCCTGAGTGCCACGGAAGGCGCCAGTGTAGAAGCAAGCCCCGCTGCCACCATCACCTACACCGTTACAGGCTATAACAGTGCCACCGGTTGCAGCAGCACGACTTCGGTAACCGTAACCGTAAACCCCTTGCCGGAGGTAAATGCCGGGCCGGACCTATCTGTTTGTGATGACCCTACCCCTTTGCAGTTGAAGGGCAGCCCGGCTGGTGGTGTCTGGAGCGGAGAGCAGGTAAGTGCGGAGGGCAGCTTTATCCCGAACGGCAAAGGGAATTATGTGCTTACCTATACTTACACCGATGCCAAAGGCTGCTCCAACTCCGACCAGATGACGGTTGTTGTGACGGATGTGGCACAGGCTACGGTGGCAGAAAAAGAAATCGAGCGTTGCCTGAACGACGGCTCCTTCGTGCTGGGGGCTAGCCCGGCAGGAGGTAAATGGAGCGGTTCGCGGCACCTGACCGAAGATGGCACCTTTACACCGGCAGAGGTTGGCACCTATACTTTAACATACACCTACTATACCGGCACCTGCTTTACCACCGACCAGACGCAGGTAACTGTGAAGCCGCTTCCGACTGCGCCAGTGGTAACCGGTGTAAAAGACATTTGCTATAACACCAGCACCACGCTCGCCACCAAAATCCAGGCAGGCAAAGTAAACTGGTATACGCAGCCGCAGGGCGGCACCCTGATCGGCACGACAGCGGCAGGCACTAGCTTTGAAACAGGGCAGCTAAAGCAAACCACTACCTTCTTTGCAGAACACGTGGCCGAAAACCAATGCGCCAGCCCCCGCACGAAAGTAACCGTGGTGGTGCGACCGGAGATTGCGGCCCCTGTTGTGGCTCCTGTTATCATCTGTGGAGCCGGCAAAGCCACACTGGTAGCACAAGGCACAGCCGGTACCTACAACTGGTATGACAAGCATGGCAATATACTGGTAACCAATGGCGGCAAAGTATACGAGCCGCAGGTAATCGAGAGCACCGTTTTTTATGCAGAGGCCGTGGTAGGAAATTGCGCCGGCCCTCGTGCAGAAGCCCGTGTAACCGTTAACCCGGTGCTCGGCAACAATACGTTGGATGCCGCAGGACCGGTATGCGAAGGCAAGCCCTTTACCCTGACCGGCTCTGAACCCAACGGCGGCGGGGGCCCAACAACCTTTACGTACCAGTGGGCGAGCAGCACGGATGGCGTTACGTTCACCGCTGTTACAGGAGCGACCGCCAACGCCTACAACTTAAAAGCGGGACTGGCTAAGCCGACCTGGTTTAAGCGTACTGTCTATTCCGACGGCTGCGAGCTGGCCTCCGACCCAATCAGGGTAGAGGTGATCCCTGCCATCACCAAAAACCAGCTTTCGCCTGTTCCGGCTATCTGTGCGGGTCAGGTGCCGGGTGAGATCAAGGGAGTGCTGGTAGGCGGCACCGCGCCTTATACTTACACCTGGTACGTGAGCACCGACAACACCACCTTCGAAGAGATCAAAAACAGCAATACGCCGAACTATCAGCCTGAGGCCCCGCTTGATGGCAACACCTGGTACAAACGCGTAGTTAAGTCTGGCTCCTGCGACGAAAGCGTCAGCAACATACTGATGGTAACGGTAGCGCCTGCGATCAGCAAGAATAGTATTCGCGGCAACCAAACTGTATGCGAGGGCGATAACGCTACACTAACCGGAGAGGCGCCGCAAGGCGGCAACGGCCCCGGCACCTATACTTACTACTGGGAGTCCAGGGTGGCTGGTGGAGAGTACCGGGAGATACCGGACAGCCGCGGCAACAGCACCAAAGACTGGACAGCCAATAACCTCACGCAAACAACTACTTTCCGCAGGATCGTGATGTCAGGCACCTGCAACGTGAGCACCAGCGACCCGGTGACAGTTACGGTAAACCCAAAACTGCTGAACCTGATCACGGGAGACCAGGAAGTGTGCCAGGGCGGCACGCCAACCCTGCTGAGCAGCCTGACGCCTACTTCCGGCGGTGAGGCTGGCAAGTATGCGTACACCTGGGAGTACAAGTCGGAAGGAGACACGGACTTTATGCCGGCGGCGGGCAACAATACCCGCGCAGACGGCAGCTACCAGCCGGGGCCACTCAGCAAAACCACCCTTTTCCGCCGTAAAGTTACGTCCGGTGGGTGCATCAGCTACTCCCCTGCTGTGAAGGTAACGGTAAACAGCCCAATCCAGAACTACAACATCAAGGCCTCGCAGAGCATTTATGCTGGCACAAAGCCGGCCAAGCTTACCGGCCTGAACACAACGCCACTGGCTGGCGGCAACGGCAAGTACAGCTACCGCTGGGAGTCCCGCACCAATGGCCAGGACTTTCAGCCGGCACAGGGTGCCAACGAGAGTGCGGAGTACGTGTTCCCGACGGGACTGTACACCGACACCTGGTATCGCCGCGTGGTGATATCCGGCGGATGTGAGGCTATTTCCAATGAGGTGGTGATCACAGTGATTGCCGAGATTGCCAACAACGTGGTGAAATCGGACCAAACCATCTGTACCGGCAGTGTACCGGCAACGCTGGAGGGGGAGCTTCCGAAAGGCGGTGAGGGTAACTTCAATTACCGCTGGGAAAGCAGCACGAAGGGCGACAAAACAGGTTTCGTAACCGCCCAGGGACTGGACGGTGCGCCAAACGATGCACAGAGTTTCCAGCCGGGGCCGGTAAGCCAAAACACCTGGTTCCGCCGTATCGTCACCTCCGGTGCTTACACAGACATCAGCAACCCTGTACTTGTAACCGTAAAGCCTGAGCTGAGCAATAACGTTGTTTTATCCAGCACGCAGGTGGTGTGCTATGGAGAGGCTCCGGCCACGCTCAGCGGCTCCGAGCCGGAAGGCGGCAGCGGCACTCCGGCATTCCTGTGGGAGTTCAGCGGCACCCGCGACGGCATTTACAAGCCAGCACCGGGCCAGAACAACAGAAAGGACTACACGCCATACCCGCTAACGGACAACACCTGGTTCAGACGCGTGGTGACCTCGGCCTCCTGCGGCTCCCTTACGAGCAATGCCGTAGAGGTAAGGGTAACACCACTGCCAGAGAAGCCTGTGGCACAGGGAGCCAACATATGTGCCGGCCTCAGCACAACACTTACAGCCACCGGGAAAGGCGGCAGGCTGGAGTGGTTCGCAAGTGCGGCAGGCGGCAACCCGGTGGCAACAGAAAATTCGTTTACAACGCCTGTGCTCCAGTACACCACCACTTACTACGTGCAGGAGGTGGCGCAGAACTGTGCCAGCGAACGGCAGGCGGTGACGGTGACGGTAACGGAGCCCAAGCTAAGCGCGGGCCCTGATGTAACGGTGGTAAAAGGCAGAAGCGCACAGCTGGAAGCCAGCGGAGGCCTGACTTATACCTGGTCGCCGGCTGAGGGGATGAACAACCCCAACATTTCCAACCCTACCGTTACTCCGGATAAGACGACCGTCTACACCGTGACAGCCACAACAGAGGGCGGCTGTACTTTCAGCGATGAGGTGGTGGTGCGTGTACTGCCGTTTGTGGATATCCCGAACACGTTCACTCCGAACCAGGACGGCATTAACGACACCTGGGAGATTGAGAATATCGACAAGTACACCAACTGCAAAGTCCAGATCTTTAACCAGTGGGGCAACATGGTGTTCAGCTCAGACGGGTACCAGGCTCCTTGGGACGGCAGCCAGAACGGCAAGCCGCTGCCCATGGCAACCTACTACTATGTCATCAAATTAGATACAAATGAAAAGCCGCTGACCGGCAGCATAACCATCGTTAAATAA
- a CDS encoding undecaprenyl-phosphate glucose phosphotransferase codes for MNKYRHYYSFNRVLLLILDVTLIAFAFKFSNLIRYGSLDLDYQYNVFFVLFALVWWIVSGFSNFVFRVDGLFTMDKRLANLINVFIMHAFILASCIVVFNLEELSRLLLLYTYLSTALLIGFSRLLLQQVYRYCTNSGMAHTRYVIVGTGSAARALHQTMSNNDEFGTKFMGFFDDEVDENNPYNSQVCGTMEDLKEYCLQHSIDEIYYTKPLNDKAQIDELTQFAEDNFVYLRIVPDFSAIVQKEVNMYFYHNIPMISVRNEPLEMASNRVVKRAFDVLFSLVVILLVFPILFPIIALAIKLESKGPVFFKQLRPGKKNRLFVCYKFRTMRVNNNTELQATKNDPRITRVGAFMRKTNLDELPQFFNVLLGDMSVVGPRPNLVSQLDHYSKVISKYKVRHFVTPGITGYAQVSGFRGETKEVHLMEKRVEYDVMYMANWSFMMDMKIIFLTVWNMVKGEKNAY; via the coding sequence ATGAATAAATATAGACACTATTACAGTTTTAACAGAGTTCTTCTGTTAATCCTGGACGTTACGCTTATCGCATTCGCGTTCAAGTTCTCCAACCTAATCCGCTACGGCAGCCTGGACCTTGATTACCAGTACAACGTCTTCTTCGTGTTGTTTGCGCTGGTGTGGTGGATCGTCTCTGGCTTCTCAAACTTTGTTTTCAGGGTTGACGGCCTTTTCACCATGGACAAGCGGCTTGCCAACCTGATTAACGTCTTTATCATGCATGCCTTTATCCTGGCAAGCTGTATCGTGGTCTTTAACCTGGAAGAACTCTCCCGCCTGCTGCTGCTGTACACGTACCTGTCCACGGCCTTGCTGATTGGCTTTAGCCGGTTGCTGTTGCAGCAGGTGTACCGCTACTGCACCAATTCTGGGATGGCGCACACCCGCTACGTGATCGTGGGCACCGGATCTGCCGCCAGAGCCTTGCACCAGACAATGAGCAACAACGACGAGTTCGGAACCAAGTTCATGGGCTTCTTCGACGATGAAGTGGATGAAAACAACCCGTATAACAGCCAGGTGTGCGGCACCATGGAGGACCTGAAGGAGTACTGCCTGCAGCACAGCATTGATGAAATCTACTATACCAAGCCGCTGAATGACAAAGCGCAGATCGACGAGCTGACTCAGTTCGCAGAAGACAACTTTGTGTACCTGCGCATCGTGCCGGATTTCAGCGCCATTGTGCAGAAAGAGGTTAACATGTACTTCTACCACAACATCCCGATGATCAGCGTGCGTAACGAGCCGTTAGAGATGGCCTCCAACCGTGTCGTGAAACGGGCGTTCGATGTGCTGTTCTCGCTGGTTGTGATCCTGCTGGTCTTCCCGATCCTCTTCCCGATCATCGCGCTGGCTATTAAGCTGGAGTCCAAGGGGCCGGTTTTCTTTAAGCAGCTGCGCCCGGGCAAAAAGAACAGGCTGTTCGTGTGCTACAAGTTCCGCACCATGCGGGTGAATAACAACACCGAGCTGCAGGCCACCAAAAACGACCCAAGAATAACGCGGGTGGGGGCCTTTATGCGCAAAACCAACCTTGATGAGCTGCCTCAGTTCTTTAACGTGCTGCTAGGCGACATGTCAGTGGTAGGGCCGCGCCCGAACCTGGTGTCTCAGCTGGACCATTACTCAAAAGTTATATCCAAGTATAAAGTGCGTCACTTCGTGACGCCGGGCATCACGGGCTATGCCCAGGTGAGCGGCTTCCGCGGCGAAACCAAAGAGGTGCACCTGATGGAAAAGCGGGTGGAGTATGATGTGATGTACATGGCCAACTGGAGCTTTATGATGGATATGAAAATTATCTTCCTCACTGTCTGGAACATGGTAAAAGGAGAAAAGAATGCTTACTGA
- a CDS encoding WecB/TagA/CpsF family glycosyltransferase: MLTDTLQEKKVAAEPPIKEKRQLLSSLISAGTFEDFVNQVFWLTDNKESSYVCFANVHMLMEARNDKDFQDLLNNADIASPDGGPLSKLMKLLYGQHQDRVPGMDLMPRLLQEAAVRGKSVYFYGSTDDVLEAVVAQAKKDLPDLRIAGHYSPPFRKLTHIEDTAITKMINDSGADLVFVALGCPKQERWMADHKGQVKACMLGVGQAYMTYAGLERRLPKWARDLSLEWTYRLWQEPRRLWKRYLVTNTLFLFEVAKLMLSKRSNRRLQLTK; this comes from the coding sequence ATGCTTACTGATACACTACAAGAAAAAAAGGTGGCGGCCGAGCCACCCATCAAAGAGAAGCGCCAGCTCCTCAGCTCCCTTATCTCGGCAGGTACCTTTGAAGACTTCGTGAACCAGGTTTTCTGGCTAACAGATAATAAAGAGTCCTCCTACGTATGCTTTGCCAACGTGCACATGCTGATGGAGGCCCGCAATGACAAGGACTTTCAGGACCTTTTGAACAATGCCGACATCGCCTCACCGGATGGGGGGCCGTTGTCTAAACTGATGAAGCTGCTCTACGGCCAGCATCAGGACCGCGTGCCGGGCATGGACCTTATGCCGCGCCTGCTGCAGGAGGCCGCCGTGCGGGGCAAGTCCGTATACTTCTACGGGTCAACCGACGATGTGCTGGAGGCAGTTGTGGCCCAGGCCAAAAAGGACCTGCCGGATCTGCGCATAGCCGGGCACTACTCGCCGCCCTTCCGGAAGCTCACGCACATCGAGGACACCGCTATCACCAAGATGATCAACGACTCTGGTGCAGACCTTGTGTTTGTGGCGCTGGGGTGCCCGAAGCAGGAGCGTTGGATGGCAGACCACAAGGGGCAGGTGAAAGCCTGCATGCTGGGAGTGGGGCAGGCGTACATGACCTATGCCGGGCTGGAGAGGCGCTTGCCAAAGTGGGCCCGCGACCTGAGCCTGGAGTGGACCTACCGCCTGTGGCAGGAGCCGCGCCGCCTGTGGAAGCGCTACCTGGTGACAAACACGCTGTTTCTGTTTGAAGTGGCCAAGCTGATGCTGAGCAAGCGCAGCAACCGAAGGCTGCAACTCACTAAATAG